The genomic DNA AGTACCTTGGCTATCACTTTCAACTGGAGCACCGCATTGATGTCGGGATTCCACCCGGTATCCGTCTTCACGTGCCTTACTGTCAGGACGGAAGGCGGCAGCAGGGGAAGGTCCTCCCGCTCCACACGGGCTGTTCCTGAATCCTTCGGCATTGCCAGGGAGAGCATGTTGCCGTATGTCCATGTCACCATGTAGCCGTTCCCGGTCATATAGCCGTTCTCCTTTCTGCCTGCTCCCAACACTCTTGCTATCTCTCTGCCCACGTTGGGCCTGTCAGTCACTATTGCGATCATATTCTTTTTCTTTTTGATGCCCCGTACCGGATTGGGCGATACGGGGACATGTTAAACTTGTTTTATTTTTTGTTATTTCTTTGGAGATTCCTCCTGACGGATGCCGTTGATTTCCATGATTGGCCTGTTGTTGTCACCGGGTACCAGTTTGAATGTGGCATCCATGGCCAGGCTGATTACCGGGGTACGGAGTCTCAACGGGATGATTTCCGACTCCTTGCCTTGCAACAACAGGTCAAGGTTGCCGTCCGCTTCCAGTTGCTCCTTGCTGATACCCACGGCCTTCAGGCCGGGCCAGTCAATGTCTTCTACATTATAGATATAAGGGATGTTCCGATTCATATTCATACGGTTCAGGGATTTGATGTTTGTAAAACTGATTTTGTTTCTCTCCGATCGGGGTCATACCGCTTGTTTTGCGCCATTCTTTTGTTCCTGCTGCTGGCCTTGGGCGGTGTCCGCCTGTGCCGCACGACGGGAAGTGTCCCTGCGGATATCCGGGTTCTCCTGGAAATACTGCAACTGCCCGGAATAAGGGTTTACTTTCAGGTAGGAGCTGAACGTCTGCCCATTGTTTTTCAGCCCTTCGACAAGGAGGGTCTTCCCGTCCTGGAGGTTTGCCTTTTCCTGCGCCGTGAACACATGGCCGTAAACCTCCGCCGGGATACGTGGCGCCTGCTGCTCGTTGAACCCGTCCGGCGTGCGTGAGTACATCGTCCTGCCGGTATTCATGTCCAGCTTGACAAACGCGGAGAATTCCTCTCCCTTACGGTTGATCATGTTTTCCAGATAGACGGCCTGCCCCTTGCGTAAGGTTTCCTTATCCTCGGGGGTCAGTTGCACGCTGCATATCTCCTTGGGGATATAGATTTCTCCGGTTTCCGGATTATGACGGGTGTAATTCGGCCGTCCTGTCGTCTGGTCTATCGTGACAAACGCGGAGAAAGCCCCGTCCCTGTTCTTGAACTTCATGTCCTCGACCAGGATGGTATGTCCCTCGCTGAGCATCTTTATCTGGGTGGGTGAGAGCGGTACGCCCCCGATGGATTTCTCGTTGAATACCTGGTTCTTCGGGAAGATGAACTCCAGCCCCCTGCGCTCGGCGCTGTATTGGAGCGTGGCGTCAAATTCCTTCCCCGTCTTGGAGGTCATCCCCTCCACCTTGACGGGTTGTCCCTCCTTCAGCAGTCTGATCTCCTCGTCCGTAAGTCTTACCCCGCTCACTTCCTGCGGGATGTAGACATGCTCCTGCCGGACGGCGACCAGCTCGTTGGTGTTCTTGTCGATGGAGATCAGGCAGGGGGTGTACTCACTGCCACGCAGGTTGAGTTCCACCGCACGTCCCATGTTGCCGGTCTCACGCAGGTTCTTCTTGTCCTCCTCGCTGAAGTTGAATCCGAAATAAGGGCGTTCCAACTGCGGTTCCTTGCGTATGCCGTGAATGGCCAGTCCCACCTGTCCATCCTGTTGCGGGATGAGTGAGAGCCTTGCATCCAGTTTGGCTGTCAGCAAACCGGAAAGATGGATTGTCAGGGGCACCAGCTTGTTGGTCTTGTAGCCCTTCAGCATGGAATCAAGGAGTCCCTGCTGTTCCAGCGAAGCCTTTGAGATTCCGACCTTTTCCAACTCCTCCCAGTTGACCATGTTCTCATTATACCGGTAATGCGGTCCTTGTGACTCCTGCGCTGCCTGTTGAGCCTGGGGCTGCTGCTGTTGCTGTGCCGCCTGCTGTACCTCGCTCTGTTGCAGGGGTTCCTGCGGTTGTGTCTCTTTGTCTACCATAGCTGTTTTTTCTTTTTGGTTTACACTTTGTTCCTTCTTGTTTTCTCTCGGACGGATTTCGTAGCGTTTGAGGAACTCCTTCACTGCGTCCGTCTTTTTCCCTTCCGCCAGGTCCTTGATCGCCTGCTTGTTCACCTTGTAGTCGTGGAAGGTCATGCGGAGCAGGCGGAAATGGGTAGGTTCCTTGAACTGGCTCCAGAAATTCTTGATGAAGTTTTCGAGTATGCTCGAGTTCTTGTCGAATTTCAGGAATGAGTTCTCATTCTTCTCGTCCGCCGGAACCGTCTTGACCTTCCCGTCCTTGTCGATCTCGCTGACTACTTGTACACCGGCTTTCGGGTCACTCTTGTTATGAACCATCATCAGCTCGGTGATCTGTTCCACCAAAGGGGCGTCGTTCACGGCCTTCGGTTTCCGGGTTCGTCTAGGCTTCCCATTCGGGCTCTTTTCTTGTGCCATACCTTTTCTTTTTGGGGTTAATAAATTGCTTTGACGCTTCAAATGTATGGGCTAAATCCGAATAAAACACTGATTTTCAAAAAGGTGTCATCAGATGTCATCAGATGTCGTCAAATGTCCGAAAGACTGGTTTTCCGTGAGGGAAACATGCCGTGAAAACAAGGATATGGTATGCGGAGGAAGGGCGAAGAAGCCGGCACGGGCGCAAAGGGAGGATTATGCAGAGCAGAGGGAGCTGAAGTCCCTGTCTTCTCATGGGGCGGCGTTTTTTTCATAAGACATTGCCAGGCCTACCCATATATCCCGTACTTCCTGCCGGATTTATTAGGGATATAAAGGAGGCCCTCCTTTTTTCATCAATGACACGGTCATGCGTCGCGTCGGTCGCAGTGAGTCCCTATAATCTTTCCCGAAATCAAAACCATTGTCCGGGCGTTTGTTTCCATGTGTATTTTCCGCGACTTGTCGCAAGGAAAATACTCATGGAAAGCGAAGCCGGAACGCCCGTGACAATACGGTTTTGATTTATCTTTGATTATAGGGAACTCGCTGGTATCCGCCTGTTTTTCACGAATTTCCCAGAAAACATATACTGTCTTGTTGTTTATGCGATATAAATATTTTTGGACTTGTTCCACGGAAAAACCGTCGCTTTTCATTTTCGGACTTTGATTCTTTACGAGGCTATTCGGACTGTCTTTCAAGAAGATTTACAGAGTTTGGCATCGGCATCAGGTGATATTCGGTGTTCCAAGCGGAGAAGCGGAATCTAGGACTAAATATTATTTTCTTCCTTCAACAATATAGCCCACGGGTTGTATCTATGTACCTATTATTCATCATAAAACAGACTATATATGGCTACCATTAAATTAAAATTCCGTCCATCGACGGTACGGGGTAAGGCCGGCACGCTCTGTTATCAGCTTTGCCACCGTCAGGAGAACAGGCAGATTACCACCGACATGAGGATATTTCCCGAGTGGTGGAATGAGACGAAACGTGAGCTTGTCGCTGTCCCCGGCAATGAGAGGGTCCTGACCGCCTACCGGAAACGGGCGGAAAAGGAGATGCGTGACATCCGTGAGATTATCCGCGAGCTGGACTGTAGCGGAGAAACATACACCTTGTTGGAAATACTCAACCGCTATCGCTCCCTGCCTTCCGAGCCCGGTTTCCTATACTACATGAAAAAAGAGATGGAAGCGCTTTGGGAGAACGGCCAATACGGTACCTCGCGTAATTACCGGCGTGCACTGAACAGCTTTTCCGCTTTCCTGGATGGTGATGACGTTCCTTTCTCATTGTTGGATTCCGCCCTGGCGTGTCGGTATGAGGCATGGCTGTGGCAACAAAAGGTAGCGAGGAACAGCAGCTCGTTCTATATGCGGATTCTGCGTGCCGTCTATAACAAGGCCGTAAGGCAAGGTCTTGCGTTGCAGACTTTCCCGTTTCGTGAGGTTTATACAGGAGTGGCTCGTACACCGAAACGCGCCGTGGATGAGGAAACCATCCTGAAGCTCCAAAGGATTGACCTCTCGGACTCACCGGCCCTGGCACTTTCCAGGGACATGTTCGTGTTCAGCTATTGTGCCCGTGGAATGGCGTTTGTGGACATGGCATATCTGAAAAAGGAGAATGTGGACAGCGGGCGAATCACCTATTGTCGTCATAAGACAGGCCAATACCTGACACTCCATATCGAACCGTGTATGGCGGCGATACTGGAACGATATGGGCGGGTTTATCCGGAAAGTCCATATCTTTTCCCCGTCCTTACAGATGAACAGCCGGATCAGGCTTACCGGCAATATCGGACCGGATTGAACTACCATAACCGAAAGTTGAAACGGTTGGGCAAATTGCTTGGCGAACCATTACCTTTGTCCTCATATACGCCTCGCCACAGCTGGGCTACCGCCGCACGCAACCACAACGTACCGATTGCCGTCATCAGTGCGGGGATGGGACACAGCAGCGAAAGGAC from Parabacteroides merdae ATCC 43184 includes the following:
- a CDS encoding DUF4099 domain-containing protein produces the protein MNMNRNIPYIYNVEDIDWPGLKAVGISKEQLEADGNLDLLLQGKESEIIPLRLRTPVISLAMDATFKLVPGDNNRPIMEINGIRQEESPKK
- a CDS encoding DUF3945 domain-containing protein, whose protein sequence is MAQEKSPNGKPRRTRKPKAVNDAPLVEQITELMMVHNKSDPKAGVQVVSEIDKDGKVKTVPADEKNENSFLKFDKNSSILENFIKNFWSQFKEPTHFRLLRMTFHDYKVNKQAIKDLAEGKKTDAVKEFLKRYEIRPRENKKEQSVNQKEKTAMVDKETQPQEPLQQSEVQQAAQQQQQPQAQQAAQESQGPHYRYNENMVNWEELEKVGISKASLEQQGLLDSMLKGYKTNKLVPLTIHLSGLLTAKLDARLSLIPQQDGQVGLAIHGIRKEPQLERPYFGFNFSEEDKKNLRETGNMGRAVELNLRGSEYTPCLISIDKNTNELVAVRQEHVYIPQEVSGVRLTDEEIRLLKEGQPVKVEGMTSKTGKEFDATLQYSAERRGLEFIFPKNQVFNEKSIGGVPLSPTQIKMLSEGHTILVEDMKFKNRDGAFSAFVTIDQTTGRPNYTRHNPETGEIYIPKEICSVQLTPEDKETLRKGQAVYLENMINRKGEEFSAFVKLDMNTGRTMYSRTPDGFNEQQAPRIPAEVYGHVFTAQEKANLQDGKTLLVEGLKNNGQTFSSYLKVNPYSGQLQYFQENPDIRRDTSRRAAQADTAQGQQQEQKNGAKQAV
- a CDS encoding tyrosine-type recombinase/integrase; its protein translation is MATIKLKFRPSTVRGKAGTLCYQLCHRQENRQITTDMRIFPEWWNETKRELVAVPGNERVLTAYRKRAEKEMRDIREIIRELDCSGETYTLLEILNRYRSLPSEPGFLYYMKKEMEALWENGQYGTSRNYRRALNSFSAFLDGDDVPFSLLDSALACRYEAWLWQQKVARNSSSFYMRILRAVYNKAVRQGLALQTFPFREVYTGVARTPKRAVDEETILKLQRIDLSDSPALALSRDMFVFSYCARGMAFVDMAYLKKENVDSGRITYCRHKTGQYLTLHIEPCMAAILERYGRVYPESPYLFPVLTDEQPDQAYRQYRTGLNYHNRKLKRLGKLLGEPLPLSSYTPRHSWATAARNHNVPIAVISAGMGHSSERTTLIYLDSLDNAVIDNANEKILKGLNDTISM